Proteins encoded within one genomic window of Spirochaeta isovalerica:
- a CDS encoding TrkH family potassium uptake protein has translation MKSYFSSGKLLFFTYFIMNIFLGSLLLKLPIAWTGSEPIRYIDTLFTAVSAVCVTGLATVGTNEFSRFGQIVILILIQAGGLGIITFSTIYLALPGSRVSLRNSKIIREYFIMDSNFTPKDIVRAILTVTLIAELTGMLLLFIEFNRAGIDSPVFSSLFHSVSAFCNAGFSLFPDSLESFQNNRLITITIATLIVVGGIGFMVISDIYQFFRGKKRKLRFHSKMMIIATISLIFIGAIVYGLLEWNGVFSDMKTSEKIIPIFFQSITTRTAGFNSVSQSALSPPSKFFTLLMMFIGAGSGSTAGGIKVSTAFILFIILFKGVDDKGEVRILGRRLSSEHLTRAALFFVKAVFILFLSIFFLIFMESGKGFSYLDIIFESFSALGTVGLSAGLTPYLSVGGKMIVIATMFAGRVGLFALIMPMHISYKDRFIDYPKGEVLIG, from the coding sequence ATGAAAAGTTATTTTTCTTCGGGTAAACTGCTATTTTTTACCTATTTTATTATGAATATATTTCTCGGTTCATTATTGCTGAAATTACCTATAGCGTGGACAGGATCAGAGCCTATTCGTTATATAGACACTTTATTCACAGCAGTTTCAGCTGTATGCGTAACAGGCCTGGCTACTGTCGGAACAAATGAGTTCTCTAGATTCGGTCAGATTGTGATTCTTATTTTAATTCAAGCCGGAGGATTGGGTATAATTACATTCTCCACTATCTATCTGGCACTGCCCGGAAGTCGTGTCTCATTGCGGAATAGTAAAATTATCCGTGAATACTTTATTATGGATTCAAATTTTACTCCAAAGGATATTGTCAGAGCAATTTTAACTGTAACTTTAATTGCAGAGCTCACGGGAATGCTTCTTTTATTCATAGAGTTCAATAGGGCCGGCATAGACAGCCCTGTTTTTTCATCTTTGTTTCATTCTGTTTCTGCTTTCTGTAATGCCGGTTTTTCGCTGTTCCCAGACAGTCTTGAATCCTTTCAGAATAACAGGTTGATCACCATAACAATCGCTACATTAATTGTTGTTGGCGGTATTGGTTTTATGGTTATTTCGGATATCTATCAATTTTTCAGAGGTAAAAAAAGAAAACTCCGCTTTCATTCCAAGATGATGATTATTGCCACTATATCATTAATTTTCATAGGCGCTATTGTTTATGGCCTTCTTGAATGGAATGGGGTTTTTTCTGATATGAAAACCTCTGAAAAAATTATTCCAATATTTTTTCAATCAATAACAACGAGAACTGCCGGTTTTAACAGCGTTTCTCAATCGGCTTTATCACCACCTTCTAAATTTTTTACATTACTGATGATGTTTATCGGAGCCGGTTCCGGTTCAACGGCTGGAGGAATAAAAGTCTCAACAGCTTTTATTCTTTTCATTATCTTATTCAAAGGTGTCGATGACAAGGGTGAGGTTCGGATATTGGGGCGGAGATTATCTTCAGAACATCTTACCAGAGCTGCACTTTTCTTTGTTAAAGCTGTATTTATTCTGTTTTTAAGTATTTTCTTTCTGATATTTATGGAGTCTGGAAAAGGGTTTTCCTATCTGGATATTATTTTTGAGAGTTTTTCCGCATTGGGGACTGTCGGTTTATCTGCCGGTTTAACTCCCTATCTTTCAGTAGGAGGAAAAATGATAGTTATCGCTACTATGTTTGCAGGACGGGTCGGTTTGTTTGCACTCATAATGCCTATGCATATTAGTTATAAAGATAGATTTATAGATTATCCAAAAGGTGAGGTTTTAATAGGCTAA
- a CDS encoding potassium channel family protein, which yields MKQFAIIGVSTFGKRVLDELVEVDCEVILIDKRSELIDLYKDSVTSAYIADVLNEETINKLIPVDIDAVIVDLGDNIEASILVTKYLKNKNIKNIVVKAETDQHGEILTIVGADHVVFPYREAAIRVIPMLVSSLLFNYMAIGNGLVMAEIRVPDVFIGQSLIEANIRATKGINVVAIRNEETGGSFDFFSPEVRLQVGDVLLVVGKEENVVSFAEADLPERKKGIGSFFKFIFPRK from the coding sequence ATGAAACAGTTTGCAATTATCGGAGTTAGTACTTTCGGGAAAAGAGTCCTTGACGAGCTTGTAGAAGTCGATTGTGAAGTTATTCTTATAGATAAACGAAGTGAATTGATTGATTTATATAAAGATAGCGTCACAAGCGCTTATATTGCCGATGTCTTAAATGAAGAGACCATCAATAAACTAATTCCGGTAGATATCGACGCTGTTATCGTTGACCTGGGAGACAATATTGAAGCATCGATACTCGTTACCAAGTATTTGAAAAATAAAAATATTAAAAATATTGTTGTTAAGGCGGAAACAGATCAACATGGCGAAATCCTGACGATTGTCGGCGCTGACCATGTAGTTTTTCCCTATCGGGAAGCGGCCATTCGTGTCATACCCATGCTGGTTTCATCTTTACTCTTCAATTATATGGCTATCGGAAACGGCTTGGTGATGGCTGAAATCCGTGTACCGGACGTATTTATCGGTCAGTCTCTGATTGAAGCTAATATTCGGGCTACAAAAGGAATAAATGTTGTAGCCATTCGAAATGAAGAAACGGGTGGAAGTTTCGATTTCTTTTCTCCTGAAGTTCGTTTACAGGTTGGTGATGTACTTCTTGTAGTTGGCAAGGAAGAAAATGTTGTCTCCTTCGCTGAAGCCGATCTGCCTGAACGAAAGAAAGGGATAGGTTCCTTTTTTAAGTTCATATTCCCCAGAAAGTAA
- a CDS encoding ATP-binding protein: MNRIPFFTTKKEGKGTGLGLSLSYFIITDTHKGKMYVSSELNKGTTFTILLPLEQ, translated from the coding sequence TTGAACAGAATTCCTTTCTTCACTACAAAAAAAGAAGGAAAAGGTACCGGCCTGGGATTGAGTTTGTCTTATTTTATAATAACTGATACACACAAAGGGAAAATGTATGTCTCTTCCGAGCTGAATAAAGGAACGACCTTTACAATTCTTCTGCCTCTTGAGCAATAA
- the nifJ gene encoding pyruvate:ferredoxin (flavodoxin) oxidoreductase: MSDNKKMVTIDGNTAAAHVAYAFSEVAAIYPITPSSPMGENSEIWASTGRTNVFGTIVDVVELQSEAGAAGAVHGSLSGGALTTTFTASQGLLLMIPNMHKIAGEMMPCVIHVSARSIAAQSLSIFGDHSDVMSVRNTGFAMTAASSIQETMDMALVAHLATLESQIPFLSFFDGFRTSHEIQKVEEISYETIKSMVKPEYIERFRNRSMRPEAPIVKVAAQNPDVYFQGRETSNKYYTEVPGIVQKYMDEVAKVTGRAYHLFDYVGAADAEKVIIAMGSGCDTIDETVRYLNKKGEKVGLVKVRLYRPFSVEHFVNALPKTVKKIAVLDRTKEPGAIGEPLFLDVVASMAGKDVKIIGGRYGLSSKEFTPSMVKAVYDHLDGAAFHNFTVGINDDVTNLSIPVKENIDVSADDIKSCMFWGLGADGTVGASKNSIKIIGDATDLNAQAYFSYDSKKSGGVTVSHLRFGKSSVNMPWLIDHADFVACHNDAYIGRYDMLGPLKEGAIFMLNTETPADKVFETLTAEEQQIIIDRKIKFYCIDALKIAQEVGLGFRINTVMQAAFFKVSNILPEAQAIDLIKKFIEKSFIKKGEDIVKMNWNAVDKAGEGLHEVTIPATVGNAYVPKALIPADADDFAKNIVEPVMKQKGDNIPVSHMSFDGVLPTGTTKLEKRGVSAFVSKWIPENCIQCNQCSMACPHAVVRAKQINPKELTNKPEGFVTLKSKTKNENDLEYRIQVYVEDCTGCGVCVDVCPAKDKALVMTSLHDERKIGQPEMAQFFENLPNNVLEGTKIDTVKGAQFKKPLFEFSGACAGCGETPYVKLVSQLFGERMVAANATGCSSIYGGTFPTIPYTKDDNGRGPAWGNSLFEDNAEYGFGMRLAIDSNRELLQVNVEKVLAAGTTPELTAALNKAMELWSSKDDDAYEAQVAVAKALPAAISAASGETKTALNKILELKDYFQDKSVWIIGGDGWAYDIGYGGVDHVMASGRNVNILVLDTEVYSNTGGQASKATPIGAVAKFANAGMRLGKKNLGLMAMSYGYVYTASISMGANRAQAQKALMEAEAYDGPSIVFAYSPCIAHGIDMSKTQSRQKAAVDAGYWPLYRFNPALEDGSKFIWETKDPKDAYQDFIRAERRYTTLTKTAPEDAERLFKEAEADAKKRMEVYKKMGGLL; encoded by the coding sequence ATGTCAGATAACAAAAAAATGGTTACCATCGATGGTAACACGGCTGCAGCTCATGTTGCTTACGCATTCAGTGAAGTAGCAGCTATCTATCCTATCACTCCGTCGTCACCGATGGGTGAGAATTCCGAGATTTGGGCCAGTACAGGTAGAACCAACGTATTCGGCACAATCGTAGATGTTGTTGAGTTGCAGTCTGAAGCGGGAGCTGCAGGTGCGGTACACGGGTCTCTTAGTGGAGGAGCTCTTACAACTACATTTACTGCATCACAGGGACTTCTTCTGATGATCCCCAACATGCATAAAATTGCCGGGGAAATGATGCCCTGTGTAATACATGTTTCAGCCAGATCTATCGCTGCGCAGTCACTTTCCATCTTCGGAGACCACTCCGACGTTATGTCTGTCAGAAACACAGGTTTCGCGATGACAGCGGCTTCCTCAATCCAGGAAACTATGGATATGGCACTTGTTGCTCACCTCGCGACTCTGGAAAGCCAGATTCCCTTCCTGTCGTTCTTCGACGGTTTCAGGACCTCTCATGAAATCCAGAAAGTGGAAGAAATTTCATACGAAACAATCAAGTCCATGGTAAAACCTGAATACATCGAAAGATTCAGAAACAGATCCATGAGACCTGAAGCACCGATCGTTAAGGTTGCTGCTCAGAACCCGGACGTTTACTTCCAGGGAAGAGAAACTTCCAACAAATACTATACGGAAGTTCCCGGAATTGTTCAGAAATATATGGATGAAGTTGCCAAAGTAACCGGAAGAGCCTACCACCTCTTCGATTACGTCGGAGCAGCTGACGCCGAAAAAGTTATCATCGCTATGGGATCAGGATGCGATACCATTGATGAAACAGTAAGATACCTCAACAAAAAAGGTGAAAAAGTCGGTCTTGTTAAAGTCAGACTCTACAGACCTTTCTCTGTTGAGCATTTTGTGAATGCTCTGCCCAAAACAGTCAAAAAAATTGCTGTTCTGGACAGAACAAAAGAGCCCGGCGCAATCGGTGAACCTCTTTTCCTCGACGTAGTAGCGTCTATGGCAGGTAAGGATGTAAAAATCATCGGCGGAAGATACGGTCTCTCTTCAAAAGAATTCACACCTTCCATGGTTAAAGCCGTATACGATCACCTCGACGGTGCCGCTTTCCATAACTTTACTGTCGGTATTAACGACGACGTGACTAACCTGTCCATTCCTGTTAAAGAAAACATCGATGTTTCCGCTGATGATATCAAGAGCTGCATGTTCTGGGGACTCGGTGCCGACGGAACGGTTGGAGCTTCCAAGAACTCAATCAAAATCATCGGTGATGCGACTGACCTGAATGCTCAGGCTTATTTCTCCTATGACTCTAAAAAATCCGGTGGTGTTACTGTATCTCACCTCAGATTCGGTAAGAGCTCTGTAAATATGCCCTGGCTTATCGATCACGCCGACTTTGTAGCTTGTCACAACGATGCCTATATCGGTAGATACGATATGCTCGGACCTCTCAAAGAGGGCGCGATCTTCATGCTTAACACTGAAACTCCCGCAGACAAGGTTTTTGAAACACTGACAGCGGAAGAGCAGCAGATCATTATTGACAGAAAGATTAAATTCTACTGCATCGATGCTCTTAAGATCGCACAGGAAGTCGGTCTCGGATTCAGAATCAACACAGTTATGCAGGCCGCATTCTTCAAAGTATCCAACATTCTTCCCGAAGCTCAGGCGATCGATCTGATTAAAAAATTCATCGAGAAATCCTTCATCAAAAAAGGTGAAGATATAGTTAAGATGAACTGGAACGCGGTAGACAAAGCAGGTGAAGGACTCCACGAAGTTACTATTCCTGCAACAGTCGGAAATGCCTATGTTCCCAAAGCACTTATTCCTGCAGATGCAGATGATTTTGCTAAAAATATTGTCGAGCCTGTTATGAAACAGAAAGGTGACAACATTCCCGTTTCTCATATGTCTTTTGACGGAGTTCTTCCCACAGGGACTACTAAACTTGAGAAACGCGGTGTCTCTGCTTTTGTATCAAAATGGATCCCGGAAAACTGTATTCAGTGTAACCAGTGTTCCATGGCTTGTCCTCACGCGGTTGTCAGAGCTAAACAGATCAACCCCAAAGAACTGACTAACAAGCCAGAAGGATTTGTAACTCTCAAATCCAAAACCAAAAACGAAAATGATCTGGAATACAGAATCCAGGTTTACGTTGAGGATTGTACAGGTTGTGGAGTCTGTGTGGATGTATGTCCCGCAAAAGACAAAGCGCTTGTCATGACTTCACTCCACGATGAGAGAAAAATCGGTCAGCCCGAAATGGCTCAGTTCTTCGAAAATCTTCCCAACAATGTTCTGGAAGGAACAAAGATCGATACTGTTAAAGGTGCCCAGTTCAAGAAGCCTCTCTTCGAGTTCTCCGGAGCTTGTGCGGGATGTGGTGAAACTCCTTATGTCAAACTCGTCTCCCAGCTCTTTGGTGAAAGAATGGTTGCGGCCAACGCAACAGGATGCTCCTCCATCTACGGTGGTACATTCCCGACCATCCCCTACACTAAAGACGATAACGGAAGAGGACCTGCATGGGGTAACTCGCTGTTCGAAGACAACGCTGAATACGGTTTCGGTATGAGACTGGCTATCGACTCCAACAGAGAACTTCTCCAGGTTAACGTTGAGAAAGTGCTTGCAGCCGGAACAACTCCTGAACTGACAGCAGCACTCAACAAAGCGATGGAATTGTGGTCATCCAAGGATGATGATGCATATGAAGCTCAGGTTGCAGTTGCAAAGGCTCTTCCTGCAGCAATCAGCGCAGCTTCCGGAGAGACCAAAACGGCTCTCAACAAAATTCTCGAGCTGAAAGATTACTTCCAGGATAAATCAGTCTGGATCATCGGTGGTGACGGATGGGCTTATGACATCGGTTACGGTGGTGTTGACCACGTTATGGCTTCCGGAAGAAATGTAAACATTCTCGTACTCGATACGGAAGTTTACTCCAACACAGGTGGTCAGGCATCTAAAGCAACACCTATCGGAGCTGTTGCGAAGTTCGCCAACGCCGGGATGAGACTCGGAAAGAAAAACCTCGGACTTATGGCAATGAGCTATGGATATGTCTACACAGCATCAATCTCTATGGGAGCGAACAGAGCCCAGGCTCAGAAAGCTCTTATGGAAGCTGAAGCTTACGACGGACCTTCAATCGTATTCGCGTACTCTCCCTGTATTGCACACGGAATCGATATGTCCAAGACACAGTCCAGGCAGAAAGCCGCTGTTGATGCCGGTTACTGGCCTCTCTACAGATTCAACCCTGCCCTTGAGGACGGTTCCAAGTTCATCTGGGAAACTAAAGATCCCAAAGATGCTTATCAGGACTTCATCAGAGCTGAAAGACGTTATACAACTCTTACAAAAACAGCTCCTGAGGATGCTGAAAGACTCTTCAAAGAAGCGGAAGCTGATGCGAAGAAGAGAATGGAAGTCTATAAAAAAATGGGTGGTCTGCTCTAG
- a CDS encoding glycosyltransferase family 4 protein yields the protein MSKNIGFISFRFAGTDGVSLETYKWDHVLTELGHKCFYMGGELDTPDEISYFHDELHFQHPEIRRLYSECFGLTNRPERLTKELHNRREAIKKHIYNFIKKFNIDLIIPQNTLTIPLNIPLGMALTEVIAESGIPVIAHHHDFFWERKRFLRNCVWDYINSCYPPHLPNIKHVVINSSAGNQLALRTGISSTLIPNVMHFEQEPDPVDEYSSDVREALGIENDELLVLQPTRVVQRKGIEHALELVARLNMKATLVISHASGDEGYEYQQRVQEYAEMVGTKTLFVQDIIADKRGMTSDGRKIYTLEDIYPHADLVTYPSLVEGFGNAFLETLWFKKPILVNNYSIYSTDIKPKGFQVIEMDNFISSETIETTRKLMHDKDEVDRMAEVNYNLGLKYYSYGVVRQKLQTLLAEFFGTGDI from the coding sequence ATGTCTAAAAACATTGGATTTATTTCTTTTCGTTTTGCCGGAACCGACGGAGTATCGCTTGAAACTTACAAATGGGATCATGTTCTGACCGAACTCGGTCATAAATGTTTTTATATGGGAGGTGAGCTGGATACTCCCGATGAAATTTCCTACTTCCACGATGAACTTCATTTCCAGCACCCGGAAATCAGACGCCTTTATTCCGAGTGTTTTGGCCTGACAAACAGACCGGAAAGGCTGACGAAAGAACTCCATAACCGGAGAGAAGCCATTAAAAAGCATATTTACAACTTCATAAAGAAATTCAATATAGATCTGATAATACCTCAGAACACTTTAACTATTCCTTTGAATATTCCTCTTGGGATGGCTTTGACTGAAGTGATAGCCGAATCGGGAATTCCTGTAATTGCCCATCACCACGACTTTTTCTGGGAGCGGAAACGTTTCCTCAGAAACTGTGTCTGGGATTATATCAACTCCTGCTACCCTCCCCATCTGCCGAACATCAAGCACGTTGTCATCAACAGTTCCGCCGGGAACCAGCTCGCACTGCGGACAGGAATCTCTTCGACACTGATTCCCAATGTCATGCATTTCGAACAGGAACCCGATCCTGTTGATGAGTACTCATCCGATGTCAGAGAAGCACTGGGTATAGAAAATGATGAATTGCTGGTTCTTCAGCCGACCCGTGTCGTTCAGAGAAAGGGCATAGAACACGCGCTGGAGCTTGTTGCAAGGCTCAATATGAAAGCGACGCTGGTCATTTCCCACGCATCGGGAGATGAGGGGTATGAGTATCAGCAGCGTGTACAGGAATATGCCGAGATGGTCGGCACAAAGACTCTATTCGTTCAGGATATTATTGCTGACAAAAGAGGGATGACTTCCGACGGAAGAAAAATCTATACTCTGGAGGACATTTATCCCCATGCCGATCTGGTGACTTATCCCTCTCTGGTAGAAGGATTCGGGAACGCCTTTCTGGAAACTTTATGGTTTAAAAAACCGATACTGGTCAACAATTATTCCATTTACTCAACAGATATCAAACCGAAAGGATTCCAGGTAATCGAAATGGATAATTTCATATCTTCGGAAACCATTGAAACGACTAGAAAACTGATGCATGACAAAGATGAAGTAGACAGAATGGCAGAAGTGAACTATAACCTGGGTTTGAAATACTACTCCTATGGCGTAGTCCGTCAGAAACTGCAGACTCTGTTAGCTGAGTTTTTCGGAACCGGAGATATTTAA